CACGCACATCGGCGCTGGTTTTGGTCTGAATGCCCAGGTCGCACAGGGATTGGCGCAGGATTTCCACATCAGTAATCTTGGTGCGCAGGGTGCTGAAGTGAGACATGAGGGTTTCCTCCTGTGGATGGAAATTGCGTGAACGACAACAACTAGGGGTTCAATGGCAAGCACGAAGTTGGGAGGCTTCGATGCTTGGTTTCAATGCGCTAGCCAACCGGGATTCCAGATGCTGAACGGGTTGGAACTGGGGGGCTAGCCCTCCTCCCGTTGGGAGACGGGAGAAAGCTTGGGGGTCACCACTCCTGGCGGATGTAGTCCGCGACAGCAGCGGCGGCAGGACGGGCACGCTGGCGGGCCCAGTCGCGCAATGCCGTTACCTGCTCGGTCATGGTTCTCGACAGCGGCAGGGTTGCCTTGATCGCTGCGATGATGTCGAGTTGGGTAAACTCGCGATCTTGGGCAAAGGCTTCGTACATGGCCGCGAAGATGGCCTGTTCGATTTCTGCGCCGGAGAAACCATCGGAAACTTTGGCAAGTTGATCCAAATCAAAGCGGGAGATTTCAGAACGCCGCTTTTCGAGGTGGATTTGGAAGATTTCGCTCCGTTCGTCCTGGGTGGGCAAATCGACGAAGAAGATTTCGTCAAACCGGCCTTTGCGCAGGAACTCGCCGGGGAGCCGATCGACCCGGTTGGCCGTCGCCATCACAAACACCGGGGAAGTTTTTTCCTGCATCCAGGTCAGAAAGGAGCCAAAGATGCGGCTGGAAGTTCCTCCATCGGAGTCGGCGGAACCGGCGGAACCGGCGAAGGCCTTGTCCAGTTCATCAATGAACAGGATGACGGGGGAAATCGACTCGGCGGTTTTGAGCACCATCCGCAGGTTCTTTTCCGATCGCCCCACGGTGGAGCCGTCGTAGATGCGCCCCATATCCAAGCGCAGCAGGGGCAAACCCCACAGCCGGGAGGTGGTTTTGGCAATTAGAGACTTACCGCAACCGGGCACACCCAAAATCAGCATTCCCTTCGGTTGGGGTAAGCCGTATTCGCGGGCCCGCTCGGTGAAGGCATTGGAGCGCTGGGTCAGCCACCGTTTCAGCTCTTCGAGACCACCGACCGATTCGATCGTCTCGTCTTCGTCCATGTATTCCAAAATGCCGTTGCGACGAATCAACTGCTGCTTTTCGGACAGGACGATTTCGACTTCCGATTCGGTGAGCTTGCCGGTGCTCACATGGGCTTTGCGGTAGACCTTTTCGGCTTCGTCACGGGTGAGACCGAGGGCTGCTTTGAGCAGTTTCTCACGGGCGATCGGGCTGAGAGGGCGCGATCGGGTCTCTTCGAGTTGTTCACCCAACACCTGATCGAGTTCGTTCAGGGTGGGCAGGGGGAAATCCAACACCACGACTTCTTTTTCAAGCTCGATCGGGATTTCTTGAACCGGCGACATCAACACGATCGTTTTTTGCATCCCCTTAAACTGGGCGATCGCGTCTCGCAGCCAGCGCTTCACCCCTGGTGAGTCGATGTAGGGATGGAAGTCTTTGAGGATATAGATTCCGGGGTCGCGTTGGCGCACAATCCACTCGATCGCGGCTTCCGGCGAAACGGTGTTGTGTTGCGTCACCGTGCGGGGTTGGCCATATTCCACCACCCCATGGGTCACCGTCCAAACAAACAGACGGCGGGGTTGCGTTTTGGATTGGGCAAGGCGGGCGATCGCCTGTTCAGCGCGTTCCTCTTCATAGGTTAGGAGGTAAACCAGCGGATATTGCGCTCTGACCAGGACGCTTAGTTGCTCTTGCATAACCCTCGACCCATTCCGCTTGAGTTGGACATGCGATGGACTAGCTCAGAGATTGGAAATTGCTCTCCATCTAGCCCAACGTGATTAGCCAAAGTGATTAGTAAGTATCTAGCGAGTCCTGAGCGAAATCCTTAAGGGGCTAACCCGCAACCGGAACTGAAGCCATTTGGCAGTTGCTTCAGCAAGGTACAAGGCTTTCGCTGTTGGAATCGTCCGTGTCGCTACTGGGAGCTTCCTCCTCAGCGGACTCTGGAGCACCAGCCCGAACCGTCAGGGCCCGTTCGATCGACAGCGTATCTTCGGCAAGAATGCCAGGCTGGCTTCCAAGACCAACCAATTCACCGTCACGCAGGACTGTGGAGGTTTGACAGACAGGGCAGCTGTAGACCCGGTGGGTACGCCCGTAGGGTTCGCTGTGCTCGTCAATTACCTCAGGGTGTTCGAGGTAAAAAGCCACGGCCCTTTCGACAATTGCGGACATGGGTTCCGACTCAACTGCCGCCCGGATTTTGAGTTGACGATGCAACTGTTGGGGGAAGTAGAGCGTGACTTTTTGCTTGTCCTGTTTGTCTTGCATATAACTACAAATGAATTACCCGGGTATGAATGTTAAGGTATCGGGGCAACGCTAGTCTGTCAAGACAGAAAGCCGTCTTGCTGTCTTTTTCGTAATCTTTCTTTACAAACAATCCAAGCCTTCATGGCTCAATTCACGGCGCTAAAACGGGTTAATCGGTGATTGGGCGGAACTTTGAGGGCGATCGGCTGCGATACACTCAGCAAGGGATTTGCAAACGGCGACGCGATCGATCATTGACATCCGCAATTGGCATTCGTGATTGACATTCGTGGCCGTTAGTTGCCCCGCCTATTCACCCGATCGAGGAGTTCGCACCATGCTCGATGAACAAGCCAAAAAGACCATGCTCCGGAAAATTCCCCACGGCATCTATGTTTGTGGCGTGCGGGATGAGGCGGGCGAAGATGTGAACGCCTTTACGGCCAGTTGGGTCATGCAAGGCTCGTTTAAGCCGCCTTTGCTGGTGAACTGTGTGAATCGGGAATCTGGTTCCCACGCCATGATTGAAGCGAGCGGCGTGTTTGCGTTGACGGTGTTGGAAGCGGGCCAAAAGGATTTGGCGGCTCAATTTTTTAAGCCCCGTCGCCGGGTGGGCAACAAGTTTGAAGACATCGAGTTCTATTTGGGCGAAGCGACGGGCTGCCCAATTTTGCCCGACTCCCTGGGCTATGTGGAGTGCAAGGTGGTTGGCTCGATCGCCCATGGTGATCACACGGTTTTTGTGGGCGAAGTGATTGGCGCAGGCATCCATCGGGAAGGGGAAGCCCTCACCCTAGAAAGCACCGGCTGGAACTACGGCGGCTAGGTGTGGCTTGGTTAACTTCCTGGCTGAAATTGGCTGGCTTCGTCAGCTTGTTTCAGTTGGCCCGTTGTAGTTAACCCATGGATTTTGCCCATGGATATTGAAGCGGCTTGGCAATTCCCGATCGAACCTCCCCCGGTGGACTGGGTGGCGGCGGTGCAATCAATGCTCGATCGCCTGGATGCGGTGCAGGTGGGCAACCCGAAGGCGGCGGATCTCAAAGAAAGTCGTTCACCGCAAGGCGATCGGGCCCGGTGGCTGGCCCAAGTGTTGTGGGAACGAGGTTGGCGTGATCCGCGCACCTTGGCCGGGTGGCTCTCGGCAGAGCACTATCAACCCACGGGGCCGGAGGGGTTTGGCTCCGAAATGGCCCAGGCGATCGCGCGGTTGGTGTTGGCCCATGAACGGGGCGATCGGGTGGCCATTTGGGGAGATTTTGATGCGGATGGCGTGACGGCCACGGCGGTGCTGTGGGACGGGTTGGGGCAGTTTTTTCCCCAGGGCGATCGGCTCACTTATTTTGTGCCCGATCGCCTCAAAGAATCCCACGGGTTATCCCGATCGGGGTTGGCGGCCCTGGCGGCGGCCGGTTGGCAACTGATCGTGACCTGCGACACGGGCAGCACCAACCTGGCGGAGTTGGCGATCGCGCGGGATTTGGGCTTGGAAGTGATTGTGACCGATCACCACAGCTTGCCCGACCAACGGCCGGACTTGGTGGCGTTGGTGAACCCGCGCGCACTCCCGATCGATTCGCCCTTGGCCAGTCTTTCGGGTGTGGCCGTGGCCTACAAATTGGTGGAAGCCCTTTACCAAGCCTTGCCCACGGTTCCCCAACAGCCCCTCTCGGCCTTGCTGGATCTGGTGGCGATCGGGCTAATTGCGGATTTGGTGGAACTGCGGGGCGATGCTCGGTACTTGGCCCAAGTGGGATTGCAGCATCTCCAAAAAACCGATCGCCCCGGATTGCAACTGTTGCTGGAGCGATGCAAGAAAACGGGCGATCGCCCCTCTGATATTGCCTTTGGCCTGGGGCCGCGCATCAATGCGGCCAGCCGCATCTATGGCGATGCTCACTTTTGCATTGAACTGCTGACCAGTCGTGATCGCGATCGGTGTCGCCAATTAGCTGACCAAGTGGAAGCGGCCAACAGTCGCCGCAAAGCCCTGCAAAACGATGTGCTGTGGCGGGCCCGATCGCGCCTGGCCGCCGCCGATTGGTCTACCACCGCCGTGATTGTGTTGGCGGAAGCGGGTTGGCCCTTGGGCGTTTTGGGGCTAGTGGCGGGTCAACTGGTGCAGGAATTTAACCGCCCCGTGGTGTTGCTGACCCTGGAAGGCGACATGGCGAAGGGATCCGCTCGATCGCTCCCGGGTCTGGATTTTTATGAAGTCCTGAAGCAACAAACCCATTTGCTCGATCGATTTGGGGGCCATCCCCTGGCAGCGGGGTTGGCTTTGCCGGTGGCCAATCTGGATTTGTTTACCCAAGCCCTGGAACGGGAAGTGCGTCAACGCTGCCCAGCCCGATCGCCCCAGCCCATCACGGCCGATTTGACCGTCACCGTGGCAGACCTGTTGCTCGATCGGGGACGGGCCCTGTTTCAAGCCCTGAAGTGGCTGGAACCTTGCGGCATGGGAAACCCGGCTCCGCGTTTGCTGATTCGGCAAGTTCGGTTCCAAAACCTGCAAGTCCGCCGCCTGCACCTGGGATCCCAAAAATTGCGGTATCTCTACACCCGCTTTGAAATTCAAGATGATTCGGCTACCGAACCTTTCCCGGGCATTTGGTGGGACTGTTTGCCGGAAGCCATTCCCAAGGGTTTCTGTGACTTGGTGGCGGAGTTGGATTTCAATGCCCGCGATAAGTGCTATCAATTGCGGCCCTTGGCAGTGCGCCCAGCCGATCGCCCCTTGGTGCGCGATCTCGCTGGTACGATTCCCGTTTGGGATTATCGGCAAGGGTTACCTGCCGCCGAATTGCCATCGCCCACCGCAATGTTGTGGGTTGATCAATGCCCCACCCGTTGGGAAGACTGGCAGCAAATCGCCCGCCAAGCCCTAGACGATCAACGCCCGATCGCCCTGACCTATCAGCCAATTTTGGAACCCAGCCCCGATCGCACCTGGCAAACCCTTTTGGGGATGGCGAAATATCTCAGCCGCACCGGCCAAACCGTCGATCGAG
The Limnothrix sp. FACHB-406 genome window above contains:
- a CDS encoding flavin reductase family protein, translated to MLDEQAKKTMLRKIPHGIYVCGVRDEAGEDVNAFTASWVMQGSFKPPLLVNCVNRESGSHAMIEASGVFALTVLEAGQKDLAAQFFKPRRRVGNKFEDIEFYLGEATGCPILPDSLGYVECKVVGSIAHGDHTVFVGEVIGAGIHREGEALTLESTGWNYGG
- the recJ gene encoding single-stranded-DNA-specific exonuclease RecJ; translation: MDIEAAWQFPIEPPPVDWVAAVQSMLDRLDAVQVGNPKAADLKESRSPQGDRARWLAQVLWERGWRDPRTLAGWLSAEHYQPTGPEGFGSEMAQAIARLVLAHERGDRVAIWGDFDADGVTATAVLWDGLGQFFPQGDRLTYFVPDRLKESHGLSRSGLAALAAAGWQLIVTCDTGSTNLAELAIARDLGLEVIVTDHHSLPDQRPDLVALVNPRALPIDSPLASLSGVAVAYKLVEALYQALPTVPQQPLSALLDLVAIGLIADLVELRGDARYLAQVGLQHLQKTDRPGLQLLLERCKKTGDRPSDIAFGLGPRINAASRIYGDAHFCIELLTSRDRDRCRQLADQVEAANSRRKALQNDVLWRARSRLAAADWSTTAVIVLAEAGWPLGVLGLVAGQLVQEFNRPVVLLTLEGDMAKGSARSLPGLDFYEVLKQQTHLLDRFGGHPLAAGLALPVANLDLFTQALEREVRQRCPARSPQPITADLTVTVADLLLDRGRALFQALKWLEPCGMGNPAPRLLIRQVRFQNLQVRRLHLGSQKLRYLYTRFEIQDDSATEPFPGIWWDCLPEAIPKGFCDLVAELDFNARDKCYQLRPLAVRPADRPLVRDLAGTIPVWDYRQGLPAAELPSPTAMLWVDQCPTRWEDWQQIARQALDDQRPIALTYQPILEPSPDRTWQTLLGMAKYLSRTGQTVDRAVLSARLALSPQAIELGLNALAAIGLNPREQDCHLRFQPQALDAMETEATTRSRAIAQFWAIVQEERFHHQYFATMPPAALQDLDPRLQPH
- a CDS encoding AAA family ATPase, which codes for MQEQLSVLVRAQYPLVYLLTYEEERAEQAIARLAQSKTQPRRLFVWTVTHGVVEYGQPRTVTQHNTVSPEAAIEWIVRQRDPGIYILKDFHPYIDSPGVKRWLRDAIAQFKGMQKTIVLMSPVQEIPIELEKEVVVLDFPLPTLNELDQVLGEQLEETRSRPLSPIAREKLLKAALGLTRDEAEKVYRKAHVSTGKLTESEVEIVLSEKQQLIRRNGILEYMDEDETIESVGGLEELKRWLTQRSNAFTERAREYGLPQPKGMLILGVPGCGKSLIAKTTSRLWGLPLLRLDMGRIYDGSTVGRSEKNLRMVLKTAESISPVILFIDELDKAFAGSAGSADSDGGTSSRIFGSFLTWMQEKTSPVFVMATANRVDRLPGEFLRKGRFDEIFFVDLPTQDERSEIFQIHLEKRRSEISRFDLDQLAKVSDGFSGAEIEQAIFAAMYEAFAQDREFTQLDIIAAIKATLPLSRTMTEQVTALRDWARQRARPAAAAVADYIRQEW